CTCAGACGGATCGATCTCGGCCTCATCTGCGAAGACCGCAAAGAAGCGCGTGTCGAACCGCCTTGATTGTCCCGGCGGCGTGATGGCACGCGCCATATAGCGCAAGTTTGTGAGATCGGGAAGAAAGGGAAGGGGAGCGCCTGACGGATTGAGTTGCCGGCCGAGACGGACACCTGCTTCTTCGAAGAGTTCTCGCGCTGCCGCGAGCGCCAGCGCCCGGGCTCTTCCGTCGGTGATCGGGCGCCCCTCGCTTGTTGTCAGGGCACGCAGCACCGTCGGATTGAGATCGCCGGAAAATCCCAGCCGATGGTCCGTCGGGTCGCGGCGGCCGCCCGGAAAGACATAGAGGTCCGGCATGAAGGCATGGGCGCTGTGACGCTTTCCCATCAACACGCGCACGCGCTTGCCGGAGCGGTCGAGCAGCATGATCGACGCCGCGTCACGCGGCCTGAGCGGCGGATGCCTGGGTGCCCCGGCCTGCGATTGAGCGGGGCCGCCGCTGCCGCGATCCGGCCTCATGCCGATGGATCCCGCGGTGGGAGGATGTCTTCCGGCCGGTCTTCGTGCCCGCCGAAGCCGTGCATTTTCAAAGCCCATTGCAGCCCGATGACCGCGCCTTTGACCGGCTGCATCAGGGCGAGTGCGCTGACGAGCGTCACCGGCGCCCAGACCGCCAGGTGCTGCCAGGTGGAGAGCGGCAGGACCAGATCCGTCATCATGTATCCGCCGAGCACCAGATGACCGACGATCGTCACGACGATATAGGGTGGAAAGTCGTCGGCGCGATGATGGTCCATCCGTTCGCCGCAGGCGGCGCAGGCATCCACCGATTTGACGAAGCCTCGAAACAGTCGGCCTTGGCCGCAGGCGGGACATTTGCCCAGAAAGCCGCGCTTCATCGCACGCCCGACGGGCCGCTCCTCCCGCTGCTCCCCACCCAGCTGCAGCTTGTCGGTTGCCATTGCTTTCATGTCCAATCCTTGTTGAACGGGACCGTAGCGGTCGTCGGCGTCACCGCCTGCCGCGCGGCGGCCGCGTTCCCGGCCGTTTGCCCGCGTTCACCCGATCGCGGCGGCCAGCCTTGTGGAAGGAGCGCATTGCCGTCGGCATCTTTCGCCCTTCGCTCAGCATCTCGAAGCGAAGTGCACCGGCGAGCGGCACGGCCTCGGCAAGCTTGACGCGGACCGGATCGCCAAGACGATAGCCAAGTCCGGTTTTTTCGCCGGACAGGGCCTGATGCGCCTCATCATAGATGAAGTAGTCGCGTCCGAGCGTGGATATAGGGATGAAGCCGTCGGCGCCATAGGCGGGGAGGGTGACAAAAAGTCCCGCCTTGATCACGCCCGAGACGCGCCCGTCGAACTCCTCGCCGACGCGTCCGCTCAAGTGATGAGCGATCAGCCGGTCGACCGTATCGCGTTCGGCGGCCATTGCGCGCCGCTCGAAGGTGGAGATTTCCGCGGCGATATCGTCGAGCACGCCCTCTTCCTGCGGCGTCAAGCCGCCCTCGCCAAGGCCGAGCGAACTCACCAGCGCCCGGTGCACCACGAGGTCCGCATAGCGCCGGATCGGCGAGGTGAAGTGGGCATAGCGCACCAGGTTGAGGCCGAAATGGCCGATGTTTTCCGGACTGTAGATCGCCTGGCTTTGCGACCGGAGCACCATCTCGTTGACCATCGTCTCAAAGGGCTTGCCGTCGGCCCGGGCGAGAACGCCGTTGAAGTGGTTGGCACGCATGGCGCCGCCCTTGGCGAGCGAGATGTCGAGCGTTGCCAGGAACTCGCGCAGGCTTTCCTGCTTGGCAAGCGACGGCTGATCGTGGACGCGGTAGATCAATGCCTGGCGTTTCTGCTCCAAGGTCTCCGCCGCCGCGACGTTGGCCTGGATCATCATTTCCTCGATGAGCTTGTGGGCATCGAGGCGTTCCGGCACGAAGACCCGGTCGACGGTTCCGTCCGGCTTCAGGATGATCTTGCGCTCGGGCATGTCGAGTTCGAGTGGCTGGCGCCGCTCCCGCCCGCGGCTGAGGATGCGGTAGCCCTCCCACAGCGGCTTCAGGATCGGTTCCAGGATCGGCCCGGTCTTGTCGTCCGGCGACCCGTCGATGGCGGCCTGGGCCTGTTGATAGGAAAGCTTGGCGGCGCTGCGCATCATGATGCGGTGGAACGTATGTCCCGCCTTGCGGCCCTCCTTCGAGAAACGCATCCGCACCGCCAGCGCAGGCCGGTCGACACCTTCCTTCAGCGAGCAGAGATCGTTGGAGATGCGCTCGGGCAGCATCGGCACGACACGATCGGGGAAATAGACAGAATTGCCGCGTTTCAACGCTTCGAGATCGAGAGCCGATTTCGCCCGGATATACCAGGAGACGTCGGCGATCGCGACGGTGACGATAACGCCGCCGGGATTGTCGGGGGAGGGATCCGGTTCGGCGTGAACGGCGTCGTCGTGGTCCTTGGCGTCGGCCGGGTCGATGGTGACGAGCGGCAGCGAGCGCCAGTCCTCGCGGTGCGCCATCGTGGCGGCCTCTGCCGCATCGGCCTCCTGCAGTACGCGCTCTGGGAAGACATGCGGAATGCCATGCGCATGGATGGCTATCATCGAGATCGCCTTTTCGGAGGCGACGGAGCCGATGACGGTCTGCACCTGGGCGCGCGGCAGGCCGTAACGGCCGAGCCGGGCGAGATGCACTTCGACGAGGTCGCCGTCCTTGGCGTCGCCCGTGAATTCCGCGTCGACGAGGACTTCCTCGCCGCGCTTGTCGATCGGCATCAGTCGACCGCCGCCGCCCGGAGTCGCGCGGAACACGCCGAGCACGGCATCCTTGCGCTTGTCGAGGATCTTGATGATGCGCGCCGTATAGGCGGGGCCGCCCCGCTCCTTGGCCGGGAAGATCTTGGCGAGCACCCGGTCGCCGAGACCGCCGACCGGCGCCTTGCCCTTCGCCTTGCCGGCCGCCGACTGGCGGATCAGGACCGCCGGTGCGACGCCGTCGTCGTCGAGCCATTCGGCCGGGCGGCCGATCAATTCGCCGTCGATATCGCGGATGGTGATGTCGAGCACGGTGACGGGCGGCAGGGCACCGGGGCGAACGAGCGACTTGCGCTTCTTCTCGACCAGCCCGTCCTCCTCCAGCGAGCGGAGCAGCGCCTTGAGTTCGACGCGCGCCTCGCCCTTCAGGCCGAACGCCTTGGCGATCTCCCGCTTCGAGGCCTGCTGCGGATTCTCGGCGATGAAGCGCATGAGCACGTCGCGCGGCGGAACGGCGCCGTGGATGATCGCGTCCTTGACTGCGGGCGCCGCCTGGGCTGCGCGCAACTGCTTCTTGCCGGCACTTTTTGTGCGCCGTTCGGTCGGATCGCGCGGAATTCTACTCAACGTCAGCCCTTCTTGGCCTTCGCGGCCGTCTTGCTCTTCGCCTTTGCGGCCGCCTTGGGCTTCTCGGCTTTCGCCGCCGTGCTCTTGGTTGCCGCGGTCGAGGATCTGCCCCTGGCCGCCTTGCCATTGCCCGCCTTGCCCTTCGACACGCCACCTTTCGCCGCACGTTCGGCGATCAGTGC
This DNA window, taken from Sinorhizobium fredii NGR234, encodes the following:
- the rnr gene encoding ribonuclease R; the protein is MSRIPRDPTERRTKSAGKKQLRAAQAAPAVKDAIIHGAVPPRDVLMRFIAENPQQASKREIAKAFGLKGEARVELKALLRSLEEDGLVEKKRKSLVRPGALPPVTVLDITIRDIDGELIGRPAEWLDDDGVAPAVLIRQSAAGKAKGKAPVGGLGDRVLAKIFPAKERGGPAYTARIIKILDKRKDAVLGVFRATPGGGGRLMPIDKRGEEVLVDAEFTGDAKDGDLVEVHLARLGRYGLPRAQVQTVIGSVASEKAISMIAIHAHGIPHVFPERVLQEADAAEAATMAHREDWRSLPLVTIDPADAKDHDDAVHAEPDPSPDNPGGVIVTVAIADVSWYIRAKSALDLEALKRGNSVYFPDRVVPMLPERISNDLCSLKEGVDRPALAVRMRFSKEGRKAGHTFHRIMMRSAAKLSYQQAQAAIDGSPDDKTGPILEPILKPLWEGYRILSRGRERRQPLELDMPERKIILKPDGTVDRVFVPERLDAHKLIEEMMIQANVAAAETLEQKRQALIYRVHDQPSLAKQESLREFLATLDISLAKGGAMRANHFNGVLARADGKPFETMVNEMVLRSQSQAIYSPENIGHFGLNLVRYAHFTSPIRRYADLVVHRALVSSLGLGEGGLTPQEEGVLDDIAAEISTFERRAMAAERDTVDRLIAHHLSGRVGEEFDGRVSGVIKAGLFVTLPAYGADGFIPISTLGRDYFIYDEAHQALSGEKTGLGYRLGDPVRVKLAEAVPLAGALRFEMLSEGRKMPTAMRSFHKAGRRDRVNAGKRPGTRPPRGRR
- a CDS encoding NUDIX hydrolase — protein: MRPDRGSGGPAQSQAGAPRHPPLRPRDAASIMLLDRSGKRVRVLMGKRHSAHAFMPDLYVFPGGRRDPTDHRLGFSGDLNPTVLRALTTSEGRPITDGRARALALAAARELFEEAGVRLGRQLNPSGAPLPFLPDLTNLRYMARAITPPGQSRRFDTRFFAVFADEAEIDPSEVLDSRELQDLQWIDVDDFSSLQVPEITAIILADLRSGLESDASLPAERSVPFYFTRRGRFLRTLL
- a CDS encoding DUF983 domain-containing protein gives rise to the protein MKAMATDKLQLGGEQREERPVGRAMKRGFLGKCPACGQGRLFRGFVKSVDACAACGERMDHHRADDFPPYIVVTIVGHLVLGGYMMTDLVLPLSTWQHLAVWAPVTLVSALALMQPVKGAVIGLQWALKMHGFGGHEDRPEDILPPRDPSA